A segment of the Bacteroidales bacterium genome:
TCATTGAACCCATCAATATAATCCATTTGCAGCATATCCGAAGGTTTCCAACCGGCATCGCAATGAATGATCGTATACTTGTATGATTTTATATCATCGCTGAAATCATCAAAACTAAGTATTAATTCCTCGTCTGAGCCAAGTTGTAAAAGAGGAGGAGATAATTCAAATCCATCTTTATAAAATAAGATGGTATTGATATTTTCTTTATAAGTATAATCTTCGTAACGAAGAAAGGTTTTTTTGTAATATTCATCTTCATTTGAAACAGGTTTCTCTTTGTTTTTATTTTTCTTTTTTATAGTATCACAAGGAATAGATGCTTTTACAGACAAAGAGAAGCAAAACAAAAAAATAAAAACAAAAGGAAAAATATATGATTGGTTTTTCAGTTTACTGAATAAATACATTTTGAATAGTAATTAAGGTTTCCAAATAATTTCTTCAATATTATTATCTCTTGCAATTTTACGGGCAAGAATGAACAAAAAATCGGAAAGCCTGTTCAGGTATTGTATTATAAGTTTATCAACTTCATTATGAGCTGCAAGTTCAAGAGTAACGCGTTCAGCGCGACGGCATACGCAACGTGTGATATGGCAAAGTGAAACGATTGAATGACCACCGGGTATTATAAACGAATTCAGTTCGGGTAATGTTTCACTGATGGTATCAATTTCTTGTTCAAGAAGTGTAATGTCTTCGGTTTTTATTTTTGGTAACTTTTCTGCGGCTTTTTCATTTTCGGCTGCAAGCAGCGATTCGGCTGTAAATAATTTATTCTGGATTTGAAGCAAAATTTTTTTAGTATCTGTATCGGAAATTACATCGCGTAAATATCCTATGTATGAATTCAGTTCATCGAGTGTTCCATATGCAACAATCCGTTTGTGAAACTTGGGGATGCGCATACCTCCAAGCAACGAGGTTTCGCCGAAGTCTCCTGTTTTTGTATATATTTTAGCTTTGTTTTTTTTCGTCGGCATAATCTAAAATAGCTTTGTTGTATGTTGTAATGTTTTTATTGATATCATCGGATGCTACTTTCCCGTCAATCAATCGGATGATGCGGTGCGCATGAAGAGCAATACTTTCTTCGTGGGTTACAATGATAATAGTATTTCCTGCTTTATGAATTTCTTCAAAAAGCCCCATGATTTCAATTGAAATTTTTGAATCCAGGTTTCCAGTGGGTTCATCGGCAAGAATAATTGACGGATTATTTACTAATGCTCTTGCGATTGCAACACGCTGACGCTGGCCCCCCGAAAGTTCATTTGGACGATGTGTAATTCGATCTTCAAGGTTAACGCTTTTTAAAACTTCTGTTGCTCTTTCTATTCTTTTATTTTTCCCGAAACCGGCATATATTAAAGGTAAAGCAACATTATCAAGAGCTGTAGCGCGGGGAAGTAAATTAAAAGTTTGAAATACAAAACCAATTTCCTTGTTACGGATCACTGCAAGATTGAAATCGGAAAGTGAACTTACATCAGTGCCGTTTAGTATATATTGTCCGTCAGTAGGCGAATCAAGGCAACCAAGAATATTCATTAAAGTCGATTTCCCTGAACCGGATGGTCCCATTAATGCTACATATTCATTCCTGTAAATGCATAATGAAATATCACGTAATGCCCGAACTATTTCAGTTCCCACTTTATAGTTCTTTGTTATATGATCAAATCGTATTACTTCTTCTTTTTCTGCCATTTTATTTATGAATCATAGTGTTATTGCAAATGTATCGATTTATTGTTTAATATCGGATAACAAAACTTTCTCTACTCAATTCTTTACGGAAAAATACCATCCCAATAAAAAACAGATCGATAGAAACTTTTACTGATGTATGGTTTTTTATTTTATCCCATGCGTGTTTCATTCCCTCCGACCAGTTAATATCATCGAAAATGAAAACGCTTTCGTTATTAATAAATTGCAGAGCAGTTTCAAAATATTTTAAAGTAGCTTCCTCTGTATGATTTCCATCAAAAAAAATAAATTCAGGCTTATTCTGACTGACAAAGGTTTTAAGGATGTCATCAAAATTTCCTGTAATGAATTCAATATTTTTTAAACTTAATTTGTTAGCATTATCTTTTGCAATTTCAGAAATATTTTTACAGCCTTCAATAGTAATAATTTTAGTTTCAGGATTTGCTTTAGCCATGTAACATGTGCTGATACCAAGGCTTGTGCCCAGTTCCAAAACTTTCGAAGGCTTGTAATGTTTTACCAACCGATATAGTAATAATGCGTATTTCCTGCTTTTCAGCGAATGCTTTGCTATGTCGCTGATGGTTTTTGTTTTATTTTTATTATTTACCGAGCCTGCACCAAAGTCGGTAACTAATATTTCCGAATTATTTTTTTTAAGTTCTTTTCGCAAATGTTCAATATCTGTTATTCCTTTATTGTTGGTTTTGCTTTTTATTACATTACAAACAAAATCATAAATAAATGGAGAATGAATATCGTAACGGGTTTTTGACGAAAAATAATAATGCAGGTATTGATGTATGACAGAGGCTTTATTCATTCAACGAAGATAAATAAAACCCTGATATTTTAATAATATATTCATTCAAATTATCTGATATTAATTTTAAATTTGCATGTGAAAATCGGTTTAAAATAAAACAATATATAAATGAAAATATTTTCTTCAATTGCAAAATATTTTTCTTTGGTAAAATTCTCTCATACTGTTTTTGCTTTACCTTTTGCATTCATAGGCTTCTTCCTTGGTTCTGATGAGATATATAATAATTTTGATATAAAACTTTTTTTATTGGTATTTCTTTGCATGGTATTGGCTCGCAGTTCTGCAATGGCTTTTAACCGCTACCTTGACCGTAGTTTCGATAAAAAAAATCCCAGAACAGCAATACGCGAAATACCTTCCGGAAAAATTTCTCCTACTACAGCACTTGTGTTTACAATAGTTTCAGCAACAGCATTTATAGTTACAACATATTTTATTAACCTATTATGTTTCTTCCTTTCTCCAGTGGCTTTGCTTGTAATTATGGGTTACAGTTATACCAAGCGTTTTACGCCGTTATGCCATTTAGTGCTGGGATTAGGTTTGGCATTGGCGCCTATAGGAGCTTACATTGCAGTAACTGCGCATTTTGCAGTAGTACCTGTGCTTTATTCATTTGCTGTTCTTTTCTGGGTTTCCGGTTTCGATATAATTTATGCATTACAGGATATTGAGTTCGATAAGTCACAAAACCTTAAATCAATTCCTGTAGTTATTGGTATAAAAAATTCATTGATTCTTTCAGGATTATTTCATTTTGTTACAGCTGCAATAATTATATACAACGGAATTTTTCTGAATTTTGGAATGTTTTACTGGATAGGCTCATTAATATATATTTTACTTTTAATCTATCAGCATTTAATTGTAAAGCCATCCGATTTAAGTCGTATCAACCTGGCCTTTGTTACATTAAATGGTTTTGCCAGCATATCTTTTGGGGTTTTTGTAATTGCGGAAATCATTTCTAAATGGCTGATATGAATTCTTTTGTGTTTATTATTTCAAAAATGGAAACATTTTTATTATCTTGCGTTAAAATTTGATGATAAAATTTCTTCCACATGAAAAAATATTTTCTGATTTTTCTTTTCGCAATTTATTTTATTAATATTGCGCATTCACAGGATACTATTGTTGCTAAAGGTGTTGACGACCAGAAAGCAGAAAAGCTTTACAACGAAGGCATCACTTTGTATGATGCAAAAAGCTATAACGATGCTTTGGCAAAATTCAATGAAGCGATAACACTAAAACCTGAATTTGAAAAAGCATATTACAACAGGGGTTCTGTAAAATTTGAACTAAAAGATTATTCAGGTGCCCTTACCGATTTTAATAAATCAATTGAATTAAATCCTGGTAACGATAAAGCTTTTTTTAGCCGTGCTCAGGTTAAATACGCACAGGATAATAAAACGGGAGCAATTGAAGATTATAGCAATGCAATAAAAATAAATACTGCTTATGCACAAGCATACTATTACCGCGGCGGAATTTATTTTGAAAATAGCGAGTATCAAAAAGCATCAGACGATTTTACTAATGCTATAAAAAATAAATCGGATTATGCTTATGCATACAATGACAGGGGAAGTGCAAAAAAAATGCTTGATGATTTAAAAGGTGCTAAAGAAGATTATCAGAAAGCAGTGAAATTAAATCCAAAACTTGCATTTGCATTTAATAATTTAGGAAGTGTTGAAAAAAAATTAGGCAATCTGAAAGATGCTCTTGATGATTATACTGCTGCAATAAAAATAGATGTTTCATATTACATTGCCTATAATAACAGGGGTAGCGTTAAAATGGAATTGGGAGATTACTCAGGCGCTATTGAAGATTTTACACAGGCCATAAATTTAAAACAGGATTATGCTTATGCATACAATAACAGGGGCAATGCGTATTATAAGAAAAAAGAATATAAAAGCGCTGTTGAAGATTATAACAAAGCAATTAAATTAAATGAGAATTATGGTTATGCTTATTTAAATAGGGGAATTTCAAAAGAAATGCTGCGTGATGTAAAAGGAGCATGTGAAGATTGGAAAAAGGCAGCAACACTTGGAATTACTTCTGCCGAGACTTATTCCGGAAAGTGTAAATAATATTTTATTAACCTGAAAAAATAATTTTATGCGCACAATAAAATTCTATATCGTATCATTGATTTTAGTTTTTATTCTCAACATTGGATTTGCACAGAAAAATGTTGAATTTGATAAAAAAAATTTTCCTGATCAAAAATCAGAATTAAAAGAAGCTTTAAAAGAACTCGGAGCAGGTGATGATTTATATGAACTGGGTGGGGGGAACTTCACGATCGCCATTGATCATTATTTAAAAGCGCAGGCATTTAATCCTAATAATGCATTACTTAATTATAAATTAGGAAAATGTTTTTTGAATTCTCCTGATAAGAAAAAATCAATACCTTATTTTGAAAGCGCTGTAAAACTTAATTCTAATATTGCAGCCGACTTACATTATCTGCTTGGACAGGCTTATCATTTCAATTATGACTTTGATAAAGCACAATTCGAATTTAAGACATACAAAGAATCATTGTCGCCTACAGAATTAGAAAAAATTTCAAAAGAAATTGAACGAAGAATTACACAAGCCCAATATGGTGCTGAATTGGTAAAAAATCCTATTCGGGTTTTTATTGATAATATGGGAACTTCAATAAACTCAACGCTTCCTGAATATAGTCCTATTATTACTGCTGACGAATCAACACTGTTTTTTACCGCACGGCATGAAAATACTACCGGTGGAGCTAAAGACCCAACCGATTTTAAATATTTTGAAGATATTTATATATCATATAATAAAGATAATGTTTGGTCGCCTTCTATAAATCCCGGTAAACCGTTAAATTCAGAAACACATGATGCTACTGTTGGAATCTCTCCTGACGGACAAACTCTGCTGATATACAAAGGAGAAAATGGAGGTGATATTTATGAATGTAAACTTGATGGAAACCAATGGGGAAAACCGGAAAGACTTTCAAAACAAATCAATACCAATTATCATGAATCCGGCGCATCTTTTGGCCCCGATGGTCGTACACTTTATTTTGTAAGCGATAAACCCGGTGGTTTTGGCGGAAGTGATATTTATGTTACCAAGAAAAATGATAAGAATAAATGGACAGAGCCGGTTAATATTGGTAATGTTATTAATACTGATATGGATGAAGAAGGTGTGTTCATGCATCCCGATGGAAAAACATTGTATTTTAGTTCTAAAGGTCATAAAACAATGGGTGGTTATGATATTTTTAAATCAGAATTTATTGATGGAAAATGGTCAGAGCCTGAAAATATTGGATATCCTGTTAATACTACTGACGATGATGTCTTTTTTACTATTTCAGCAAGTGGACTTCATGGTTACTATTCTTCTGCAATGCCCGGTGGATATGGTAGTCAGGATATTTATATGGTTACAATTCTTGGTCCCGAAAAACCGGTTATAAATAATAATGAGGATAACTTGCTTGCAAGCATTACAGCTCCTGTAAGCGAAACAGTTATTGAATCTACGGTTGAGATCAAATCAAACCAGCTTACTTTACTTAAAGGTTCTATTGTTGATGATAAATCTTCTGAAGCTTTAAAAGCAACAATTGAATTAACCGATAATGTGAAGAATGAAGTTATAGCAAGTTTTGAATCGAATAGTGCATCAGGTAAATACCTTGTTTCATTGCCTTCGGGTGTTAATTATGGTATTGCCGTAAAAGCAGAAGGTTATTTATTTCATTCTGAAAATTTTGATATACCTGCAGCTACTGGATTTAGAGAAATTGTGAAGGATATTCGTATGAAGAAAATTGAAGTAGGTAATAAAATTGTGTTGAATAATATTTTCTTTGATTTTGATAAAGCAACACTTAGAACAGAATCAACTTCTGAACTTGATCGCTTGGTAAAACTGCTTATAGATATGCCTAATTTAAAAATAGAGATATCGGGACATACCGATAATATTGGATCAGCAGCATATAATAAAACACTTTCTGAAAATCGTGCTAAATCAGTGGTTGATTATCTTGTAAAAAATGGAATATCTTCGGATCGACTTACATATAAAGGTTATGGTTTTGACCAGCCTCTTGCTTCAAATGATTCTGAAGAAGGCCGACAAAAGAACAGGCGTACTGAATTTAAAGTAATCAGTAAGTAATTGGTTTGTAAGTTGGATAATGTAATTCAACACAGATGGATTGCATAATGTCTTTTTCTGATCCACCGCAAATCGGGATAAATCAGCATAACTTGTTTTAATCATATTAGCTTCGCAATTTTTTTTAATTGTGCTCATAAGCTCACTTTTTGATAATATGTGAATTCGGAACTGATCGTTCAGTTTGCAAATCTGTTGAAAGCGAATATAATTCATATATTACAAATGAAATCATAAATAAAAAAAGCCTTTCAAAAGAAAGGCTTTGGGAATATAGAAATATTATTTCTATTCTAGAGTAAACCTGATAGGCAGGTTAAATTGAACACGTACAGGAACACCATTTTGTTTTCCGGGTTTCCATTTAGGCATGTTTTTAACAACACGTACAGCTTCTTCACCGCAACCACCGCCAATATCTTTTAGTACTTGTACATTGGAAATGCTTCCGTCTTTTTCAACAACAAAGGTTACGATAACTGTTCCTGTTATATTTGTTTCTTTGGCAATCTGGGGATATTTAATATTTTCTCCAAGCCATGCATACATTTTTTCTTCCCCACCATCAAATCCCGGCATAAGCTCAACTATGGTTAGAATAGGTGCAGCCTGTTCAATAACCTGGTTTTGAGTTTCTTCAACAACGATTTCTGTTTCTTCTGTAACAGCTGTTGTTGTAGATTGCTGGCTCAAATCATCCTGGTTAAGAGCACCGGTATCTTCAACAGAATCGGCAGTAACAACAGGTGCAGTAAATTTCACCTTTTGTTCTAACGCTTCAGGAGGAGGTGGAGGAGGTGGAGGAGGTGGTGCATCTTCCGGTGGTTTATTCATGTCAGTAAATACAACACCTACTTCTTTATCTACATTTACCGAATGAGCTTGTTTGAAAATAAGAAAAGGAATGATAACTGCGAGAGCAAGGGCTATTACTGCAGCAGTAAGCGCACGGGTAACAAAACGGTTATACGCTTTCCTTAGGTAATAGGCTCCATATTCCTTATTACGTTTTTCAAAAACTATCTCATCGATGTCAGTTTTTATTTTTTCAGCCATTTTCGTTTTTATTTTTTATAACGAATAAAATTCATTTTACTTAGCAGCATCAATCATTCCCAGTTCCACATCACTAATATCAACAACAGCGTAACTGGCAATGTTGCAAATAGCCATTTCATCGATAATGTCAACAATATTCTTATACTTAGCTTTTTCATCAGCTTTTATAAGAACGATTGGCGAGCCTTTGTCTGATTTTTTTATTTCCTTAATTTTTCGGTTCAAAGTACTGTCAGCCATTAATAAGTCACCTTTTAAAACTTTCTGTTTAAGTTCTTCAACCTGTTTGAAAACATTTTTATTTTTATTAAGAAGGACTTTACGAATGCCATCTTTGCTGTAATCGGTTTTTATTAATTCGGGCAGTGGTGGAGTTTTTGGATCAGCCAAACCGGGATACCAATAAAGTTTATCGTCTCCAGACATAAGAATATTTATAACTCTGTCTTTATTTATTTTAGGACCCTCGCTAGTTTTATCAGATTTTTCCGGCATAGTGATTTCCATTACTTTTGGCTTACTGAAAGCTGTAGTAAGCATAAAAAAGGTGATAAGCAAACACATAAGGTCCACCATAGGAGTCATGTCAATATGCGTGGAGTGCTTTTTAGGTTTTTTTCTCTGACCTTTTTCTTGTTTTTCTTCCTGGATTATTTCTGCCATAATTTATATTTTATATCAAGAATATATTATTAATTTAAATCTTCAAGTTTTACTTCTTCTTTTTGAAGATTAGTTGTAAGGTTAAATTTATTCACTTTGTTTTCTTGCATTAAGTCCATAACCTTTTTTACTGTTTTGTAATCAGTATTGGCATCACCTCTTATGGCAACTTCTGCTTGCTGGTTTACGATACGTGCATAACGAACCCAATAACCAAGCTGGTTATCTGCAGAGTCAGTTGGGATGCCTATTTCCATAGCTTCCCTTTCTTTTGAATCTTCAGTATTTAACCATCTTTTTAAAATATTAATAGGCATTCCAAAAGAAGAAGATGTTTCAAATTTATTCAGTTCTTTTTCGGAAAATTTAATATTGTATCGTTCTCCCATTTTTGCAAGTATATCTCTGCGGTAATGAGTTGAAGAATCTTTACCGTTATCAATATTGAAGAAAATCTTATCATCTTTAGCAATAGAAATGGTGATAATATTTTTTTCAGGTGCTTGTTTTTCAGAAATAGAACTTGGCGTATCAATAACAGCAGCTTCTTGAGGCCTGAAAGTAGAAGTAAGCATAAAAAAGGTTAAAAGCAACGAAAACAAATCCACCATCGGCGTCATGTCGATGTGTGGTGATTTGGTCGGTAGCTTTATTTTTGGCATGTTTTATTTTTTTTAATTAATGAGTTTATTGGTCTTAATTATTTAGTAGTAGCAGCAAAAGTTTGAACAATGCTGAATCCTGCTTCATCAATTTTAAAAGTCATACCATCAATAACCGATGAAAAATAGTTGAAAAGTATAATTGCGCTTGCTGAACCACCAATACCAAATGCAGTATTGATAAGAGCTTCTGATATACCTGTTGCAAGAGCAAGAGCATCCGGAGAACCTGCTGATGCCAAAGCGGCAAATGCACGGATCATTCCGAATACTGTACCAAGTAGTCCAATAAGTACTGATAATGAAGCCAAGGTAGAAAGGAATACTAAATTCTTTGATAACATAGGAGCTTCTAAGGTAGCTGCTTCATCAAATTCTTTCTGTAAAGCAAGTACTTTCTGTTCCTTTTCTAATCTTGTATCATTTTGTAATTCTCTGTATTTTCCTAATGTAGCCCTGGCAACATTGGCAATAGAACCTTTTTGTTTGTCGCATTCTGCAATAGCAGCTTCTATTTGGTCAGAAGCCAGTAAAGTTTGAAGATTCCTTAAAAATGCACCTGCATTATATTTACTCATTCCTAATGATAAAATTCCGAAAACAATTAAAGCTGCAACAATTAAAATTGGACCGATAATCATATCTTTTACTAAAATTAAATATGCAAAACCTCCTAAAACCAATAGGAAAGAAACAAGTCTTAATATAAGTTTAAATGTAGCATAACCAACACTGCCACCTCTAGCCATTTCTATAGTGATTAATCTTTCGAGAGAGAAAATCATAATTACTAATACGCAAGTAAGAAGTATAGGAACGATTATACCTCCTTTATACATCATTGCTAAAAAGTTACCGGGTATTGGTGTTCCTTCAGGATTTCCTCCTTGAAAGTTATCCGGGTTTCCCATTACGAAGATGAAAATCGCAATTGCGGCTGCTAATGCAATTAGCAGGGAGCTAACTGCAAAAACGGATGACATTGCATCTTTCAGCGTTTGACCAGTTGAATTCTTTGCCATAGTTTTTAATTTATTGATTAATAATTTATTTGATTTTTGTTTATTTGTTTTTTATGTGTGGCAAATATAAATATTTTTTTAAATAACAATACCTGTAAATTCTTTAATTATTTTTATTATTTAAAATTCAGAATGATGGCTTGCCTGCCTTTAATTCAAATTAGTTTAATAATTAGTTTATTACCTCCTTTTATTAGATGAATAAAAATAAAATTTCTTGTGGTTTTACACATCAAAAATAATATTATGTATAATATCTAAAAAGCAACAATCATTATAAGGTAAAAAAATATAAGTTAACGGATAAAATAAAAAAGTTAACGGTAAAAAAAAGGGGCTGAATATTCAGCCCCTTTTAAAATAAAATATTGTTAATATTAATATGGGCATTTCACTGCCAGCGATTTTTTTATATCAATTGAATTTTGATCTTTTGGGTCGATTGCTAATATTTTATCGCAGTAACCAATACTTTTTTTAGCATCTTCGCATTTTTTATTCATATTATATTGTTTGAAGTAATAATATCTCAAATAACTATATGCGGTAGTAAGATATTTTACATATTTGGCCGAATCAGCTAAAGATAAAGTTACTAAATTTTCATAATATGGTTTGGCAAGCCCGAGTTCACTTGTTGAATCAACAATGGATCTACCTTGTGCACGATACATAACAGCATTAATATAATCTGGTTTTTGTGCAAGAACAGAACCAAAGCATGTATCAGCCTTATCATATTTTTTTGCGTTCAGACAGGTTTTTCCAGCTTCATAATAGTCCATCAGAGTTGGTTTTCCTGAACTGATTTTCAATTCAATATATTTTGCAGCCAAATCATATTGTTTCAATGCAGCATATTCTTTTGATATTTTTGAGTATAAATCATAATTAGTAGAATCTAATTCTAAAGCTTTGATATATTTTTGTGAAGCTTCATCATGAGTGCCAAGTTTGCTTAGGATGTCGCCATAATAACTATAATCATCAGCCATAATTTTATCAGGTTTGGTATATTGGAAGAAGGTTTTAATTGCAGTTAAAGCATCCTGATAATTGTTAAGATTATAATAAGAATAGGCTTCCAACCGGTTGACATAATTATAATTTTTATTTATTGCATCCTTGTCAAGAGTTTTCAGTTCTTCAATATATTTAACAGCTTCTTCATATTTTTTTGCCATGTAAAGAAAAGCAGCATAACGTACTTTCGCATAAAAGTTATTGCCTGAAAGCTCTATGAATTTTTCGTAATCTTTAATACCATTGTCCCATTGTTGTGCAAGACCATACAATTCGGCTCTTTCGCGATAAGCAGGAGCAAAAGTACTTTCAATATCAATAGCTTTTTTATAATAATCCAAAGCATCATTGTATGATTTAGCTCTCATCCATAGTTGTCCTATTTTTACCATAGCCTTACATGATTTTGGGTCAAGTTCATTAGCTTTATTATAAGCAACTATTGCGCTTGAGCCATCATTGTAGTTAAGGTAAATATCACCTTTAATCAAATAAACTTCAGGAACAAGTGTGCTTCGTTCGGTTGCATTATCAATAATTTCGAGCAAAGCTTCTTTTGTAAAACCAGGAGCTTTAAGGTATGCTTCTGCAATTTTTGCATAAGATAGAGCTTGTTTTGTAGTTGGGATATCTGATTTTGTATATTTCATACCCTTCAGAGGCATTAGATCTTTTGCTTTCTGAATACTAGCATCTGCTTCTGTTCTTTTATTTT
Coding sequences within it:
- a CDS encoding tetratricopeptide repeat protein, which translates into the protein MLRYVKFFVCLFLVVVLSQYTLKAQDLKSAIRLSESEQYDASHKAFDDLLAAQPTNGEIYFYYGESFLKQYFVDSAAASLSEAANSALQYFNKGIEKAPADPLNYIGAGRVYILQNKRTEADASIQKAKDLMPLKGMKYTKSDIPTTKQALSYAKIAEAYLKAPGFTKEALLEIIDNATERSTLVPEVYLIKGDIYLNYNDGSSAIVAYNKANELDPKSCKAMVKIGQLWMRAKSYNDALDYYKKAIDIESTFAPAYRERAELYGLAQQWDNGIKDYEKFIELSGNNFYAKVRYAAFLYMAKKYEEAVKYIEELKTLDKDAINKNYNYVNRLEAYSYYNLNNYQDALTAIKTFFQYTKPDKIMADDYSYYGDILSKLGTHDEASQKYIKALELDSTNYDLYSKISKEYAALKQYDLAAKYIELKISSGKPTLMDYYEAGKTCLNAKKYDKADTCFGSVLAQKPDYINAVMYRAQGRSIVDSTSELGLAKPYYENLVTLSLADSAKYVKYLTTAYSYLRYYYFKQYNMNKKCEDAKKSIGYCDKILAIDPKDQNSIDIKKSLAVKCPY